A region of Chelonia mydas isolate rCheMyd1 chromosome 7, rCheMyd1.pri.v2, whole genome shotgun sequence DNA encodes the following proteins:
- the LOC102936684 gene encoding elongin-B has product MDVFLMIRRHKMTIFADAKETTTVQELKKIVGGILKRPPEEQQLYKDDWLLEDGDRTLIECGLSSQTSRPHAPAMVGLALFRASEGSFEPLHIDPFSSTPELPDVLKPQDSGSSSCEQPMQ; this is encoded by the coding sequence ATGGATGTCTTCTTGATGATCCGTCGCCACAAAATGACCATCTTTGCTGATGCCAAGGAGACTACCACTGTGCAGGAGCTGAAGAAGATTGTGGGGGGCATCCTGAAGAGGCCTCCGGAGGAGCAGCAGCTATACAAGGATGACTGGTTGCTGGAGGATGGTGACAGGACCTTGATAGAATGTGGGTTAAGCAGCCAGACTTCCCGTCCCCATGCGCCAGCCATGGTGGGCTTGGCCTTATTCAGAGCCAGTGAGGGCTCCTTTGAGCCATTGCACATTGACCCCTTCTCCAGCACCCCTGAGCTGCCTGATGTTTTGAAGCCTCAAGattctggcagcagctcctgcgAGCAGCCCATGCAGTGA
- the LOC122466737 gene encoding beta-microseminoprotein-like, which translates to MDYKYALLLTATCQQPMKLAYAMKFLLFLFLILLTLGSLCTAQCYMRSANKYGCVENRKLYHFGVVWKTKDCFRCECQPRAMICCSLVFRPTNYDRENCIALFHRKSCSMRVVWKSDPQEPCNVFAGVG; encoded by the exons ATGGACTATAAATACGCACTGCTCCTCACAGCAACCTGCCAACAGCCCATGAAGCTTGCCTACGCCATG AAGTTCCTGctgttcctcttcctcatccttcTCACCTTGGGGTCCCTGTGCACTGCCCAGTGTTACATGAGATCCGCAAACAAATACG GCTGTGTTGAAAACAGAAAGCTGTATCACTTCGGTGTAGTGTGGAAGACCAAGGATTGTTTCAGATGTGAATGTCAGCCACGAGCAATGATCTGCTGCAGCCT CGTTTTCAGACCCACCAACTACGACCGAGAGAACTGCATTGCCCTGTTCCATAGGAAGAGCTGCTCTATGCGCGTGGTGTGGAAGAGTGATCCTCAGGAACCCTGCAACGTCTTTGCCGGAGTTGGTTAA